The proteins below come from a single Polynucleobacter sp. MWH-UH23A genomic window:
- the rpmF gene encoding 50S ribosomal protein L32 — protein MAVQQNKKSPSKRGMHRAHDFLTAPATAVEATTGEAHLRHHISPNGYYRGRKVVKTKND, from the coding sequence ATGGCCGTTCAACAAAATAAAAAATCACCATCCAAACGTGGCATGCACCGTGCGCACGACTTTTTGACCGCACCTGCTACGGCTGTTGAAGCCACAACTGGTGAGGCACATTTGCGCCACCACATTTCACCTAACGGCTACTATCGTGGTCGTAAAGTAGTTAAAACTAAAAACGACTAA